TTGGGTATAAGAGGCTTGAGAAGCGTTACTATGATtgtaagtgtttgaattttttatttagtattgtAGTTCATACATTGAATTCAACACAAGATATTTTTCACAACTGCCGACATGACCTGTAACttattgatatcacttttattatgCACGGATCACAACGAGTTGTGATGGAACATCGCTATTAATGACACCATTTTTAATCATTAAGTCTTTTTATAATATCTAAGGTGGCAAATTGTTATTAGTAGAAAATAAAGTGGTTGTAGTGGCGGATACATATGAGAATCTATAACAATTTGCCAACttaaaagttgtgaaaaatgttgtaaatattgTATTGCTTCATTCTTATTGTAGACAAAACTAGTGGAATTTTTTGTTGCACTGGACTTGCTGTTCCTTATTTGGTGGAATGGAATTTTAGATGATGTGGCATTATGTACCCCATGTGAAGACTAAATCTTTATAAAGAAATGAATTGTTGGACTCTCTTTGTATCAAAGAGAGGGGAATGATCATGGATTCAtggcaaaattattttggatcTTTTGGTTCTATATGTTTTTCatttatgttgttgttgttggttgaTGAAGTTATCATGAGGAGTGGAGGATGGTGGTACAAGGATCGTTTGGGGCGGACACGGGGACCGTGTGAGTTAATACAACTTAAAACGGCATGGGGTGGTGGGATTATTGATAAGCACACTTTCATTTGGGGTGACGACATGGATGAGTGGGCACCAATTCACATGGTTTATGGCTTGGAACGTGCAATTGCCACTTGGGAAGGTTTGTTGTTGAACTTAAAACTTTTTCCATGTCTGTTATCTTTTAGTAGTTTCTTACTTTCTTGATCACTTGGTAGTGGCAATGATGTTATAATTGCCAATTTGTTAAGAAATGGTGGCTGGCAAGGTTTGATACTGGCAATGATCTTGTGATCTTGATTAGATGAAAATATGCTTAGACTATATGTCCAGAATTAGAAAATGGTCATGGAAGGAAGAGGTAATGATTCTTTCAAATACAATTTATAGCGGACAATTACCTTTTGTTAAACTCTCCTGATTAATATCAAGTTACTCCATGATTTCCTTGGAGatgttattaaaattatattaagagTCATAAGGGAAAAATGCAGATACCTGCTTCTTTTCTGTGATGGGTACATTTTTGGAGGTAGAGAAAAAGTTTATCATAACCAGTGTAACTACTTTAGTTGTGCCACCTAATTAGGCTACTAGAAGTTATTTGGATGGTCCAACCCTTGATGTTGTTAACATTTATCATATGTTGTATTTATTTGATCTTAATTGATTCTTGGTTTACTATTTGGTGATCTTCAGTTAGACTCGGTGCTGCTGCAACAGCTTTTATTCACAAACTACAGAAAGGGATACCTCCATGGGTTCCACTAAAAGGGCATGAGAAGAAAACTTATAAGCAGCTCCAACAAGAGGCTGTAGAGAGCAAGAGACGTGATTTAGCAGTACTGGAAGCTAATGACGGTGTTTGGCCAGGGGTTAGAATTCCTAGTCATGCCCTATTTCTTTGGGCTAGTGGCTCTGAACTGACTACAATTTTGGAAGAGGATGACCACATGCCAAACAAATACATACCAAAAGATGTTAGGTATGTTTATGCAGCTGGTATATTACCTTTCTTGTCTCTTTTACATCTGATTGATAGAAATTTAATGGTATGCATTGTTGCAAAGAGGAAGCAACTTCTGGAGGTTATATGTCAAGGTTCACATTCTGTCCTAGAAAAGGATTCTATCATCTTCTGTTAGAAGGAAAGATAGGCAGATTGGAGATATAGGCATTAATGCTTTATTAATTAGGGATTGAagttagaagaaaaaaattgcaaatatgtttttttttttttaactaaaattttttattatgataatGATGTCTTCCCATTGCCGAGGATCACTGTTTTGTTAATTCCCTTTCATCTTTATCACATGTGTCCATTGGGGATGTCATTGCATGTCAAGAACTGGCAGTCAAACTAATATTTTGTTTGTGTATGTGAGCAGAAAACAATTGCAACAAATTATCCCTGGGTTAAGGCCTTGGGAGGTTTTAAGCATAGAACAAGCAATGGATCAGATTACATATGGTGGGGAGTGGTATCGTGAACCTCTTGGTTCATACACAACCGGTCCACCATACATCAGGCATTGGAATAAGGACGTCAAGGTAAATACTGCTTCCTACTTCAGGTTTTGGATTATTTTTCTTAGCTTCCTTGAGCTCTATGGCTATGTTCAACtcttgaaacaaaacaaaattttagttcattACATTGATGATTTCTGCTTGCTTAATGGACCACCTGATTTGTATCTTTGTAGGCTTCTCCCctttgcaaaattttcattcatgTACGATAATGTAGGTCATGGTAAATGGtaattataagttataaccgAAATATTCTCTTAGGgagaaacaagaagaaaagagaaaagggtACATGTTTTGTATAACGTCCTGTCCAATATGTAATATTTGTATGTTAGTTGCTGAACTTTTTGGAATTTAAGTAAATCCTTTCACATAAGGTTCTCTATATAAAACTATGTGTCTAGTTAGTGCATATTCCTCTATCATCTATATATTCATTTATGGTTTCTTTCTTACAGAGGTTGTTTAAGATTTTCTCCGACCTTAGCAACGAAGTGTACAGCAAATTGGAGGAGACAATTCCTGGTTTCGATAAAGTAATGGAGAAGGTCCAAGCTGATGTTGATGCGAGGCAagccaaaagaaaagagaggaggGAGGCACAGAAGCAAGCTGAGAAGATGGACTTGTACAGTCGACCTCGGTTCCCATAGCATCATGATGATCTCATAATTCTGCAGATTTTATGGTAATGCCCTTACAATCCCACCTGCCCTTCATTTGGCAACTTACGTACTGACCAATCTTCTTTTTGctgtaaaaataatgttttgtCTCTTCAAAATAGATGTGTTTAATGTACTTCATGTGGGACACTTGGACTGCTGATGATGTTAATTCAAGGTTATACTTCTGTTTTGCATGGGATAATGTCTATGTCACACGTGTGTGTTTGGTATTagcttatttagctttttgctgaaagtgtgctaaattatatttgtactttgaaaaaaaaaatgaagttttgaaaaactgtacataaaagctaaaaactgaAGGAAAAAGCTAAAtgatttttccccctttttttacCTTAATGAGGGcgcaattttcattttcttgtctgtTTTTAAGAAAGCTGAAAAGAGAAGGTAAGAGGGTTAATGAAATAGATTGCATTTCATTTGCTTTGGAAAAAGAGGTGGGTGCATTCGCTTTCTTTTGATGATTATGATTATGTTGCATGCTAGTTtgggagagtttttttttttttttcattgatttattgggcttaaaaaataagctagaCAAAAATTAGTTGCAcctattaaaaagaaatttttttaaaaaattacacacaatcCAAATCACCTGAAAATGAGCTCTCCCAGGAGTATCAATAATAGATATTTCATGCTATCTACTGCTATACCTTGCCCGAATTAATGGCCTTCAACAGTTTCAAGAGTATCAATAATAGGTAaagagtttctcaaaaaaaaaaagggggggggggggggggttaaagaaatcaaagaccattgtctcttcttctt
The sequence above is drawn from the Quercus robur chromosome 7, dhQueRobu3.1, whole genome shotgun sequence genome and encodes:
- the LOC126692459 gene encoding protein TIC 56, chloroplastic — protein: MASINFNNPFENWFNKPQNPISPINLLSLTQSISPKQTPPNFASISNPFKSKKPKPQPRNPDEPGPMRQMVDQFLWECENIPDYRHTPEVEKILNSDPIFEHKENPTPEEIRENEEFWARFRASPVVQFLARAEEIADKINEMELKENDTPYRKEDKKLWQAVPHVIGLDGRPMVRKAIKTKKESDDKFWDFARQFFFGLWGFRQRPYPPGRPIDVAQAVGYKRLEKRYYDFIMRSGGWWYKDRLGRTRGPCELIQLKTAWGGGIIDKHTFIWGDDMDEWAPIHMVYGLERAIATWEVRLGAAATAFIHKLQKGIPPWVPLKGHEKKTYKQLQQEAVESKRRDLAVLEANDGVWPGVRIPSHALFLWASGSELTTILEEDDHMPNKYIPKDVRKQLQQIIPGLRPWEVLSIEQAMDQITYGGEWYREPLGSYTTGPPYIRHWNKDVKRLFKIFSDLSNEVYSKLEETIPGFDKVMEKVQADVDARQAKRKERREAQKQAEKMDLYSRPRFP